One Rissa tridactyla isolate bRisTri1 chromosome 1, bRisTri1.patW.cur.20221130, whole genome shotgun sequence DNA segment encodes these proteins:
- the GJA3 gene encoding gap junction alpha-3 protein, with translation MGDWSFLGRLLENAQEHSTVIGKVWLTVLFIFRILVLGAAAEEVWGDEQSDFTCNTQQPGCENVCYDKAFPISHIRFWVLQIIFVSTPTLIYLGHVLHIVRMEEKRKEKEELKKKGSIKDSNYPGAASSGSGSGGGSNNIKDPLGKKGKEKLPIRDGRGRIRMGGALLRTYVFNIIFKTLFEVGFIVGQYFLYGFELKPVYQCSRSPCPHTVDCFISRPTEKTIFIIFMLVVASVSLLLNMLEMYHLGWKKLKQGMTSRYSLEMPVATMTPVMVSGESKPVALPPPSPPVVVTTAAPPPVLPDTRAVTPLLTPVTTAPYYAAAAPRPRPPSNTASMASYPVAPPAPEERHRAVSPTPISTPVTIPTPIPTPTPAVINYFNSNRHALAAEQNWVNMAAEQQGKVLPSSAASSTPSSVRHPLPEQEEPLEQLLPPPAGPPVAVANSGSSTSLSGASGSKWDVEGEEELSEERPISAACTTVEMHEPPLLVDARRLSRASKSSSCRARSDDLAV, from the coding sequence ATGGGTGACTGGAGCTTCCTGGGGAGACTGTTAGAGAATGCGCAGGAGCACTCCACAGTTATTGGCAAGGTTTGGCTGACGGTACTGTTTATCTTCAGGATActggtgctgggggctgctgctgaggaggtcTGGGGAGACGAGCAGTCGGACTTTACATGCAACACTCAGCAACCTGGTTGCGAGAATGTTTGCTATGACAAAGCCTTCCCCATTTCTCACATCCGCTTCTGGGTGCTGCAGATCATTTTTGTCTCCACTCCAACCCTCATCTACTTGGGCCATGTGCTGCACATTGTACGcatggaggaaaagaggaaagagaaagaagagctgaaaaagaaGGGAAGCATCAAAGACAGCAACTACCCAGGAGCAGCATCGTCTGGCAGTGGTAGTGGAGGAGGCAGCAATAACATCAAGGATCCTCTTGgcaaaaaggggaaggagaaactcCCGATCCGTGATGGACGTGGTAGAATCCGTATGGGGGGTGCCCTGCTCCGTACCTACGTCTTCAACATCATTTTCAAGACACTGTTTGAGGTGGGCTTCATTGTGGGCCAGTACTTCCTATATGGCTTTGAGCTAAAGCCAGTCTACCAGTGCAGCCGCTCACCTTGCCCACACACTGTGGACTGCTTCATCTCAAGGCCAACTGAGAAGAccatcttcatcatcttcatgttGGTGGTGGCCTCTGTCTCCCTGCTGCTCAACATGCTTGAGATGTATCACTTAGGATGGAAGAAGCTTAAGCAGGGCATGACAAGCCGGTACAGCCTTGAGATGCCTGTTGCAACAATGACACCAGTCATGGTATCAGGGGAGTCCAAACCTGTTGCCCTGCCACCACCGTCACCACCCGTGGTGGTAACAACTGCCGCACCCCCCCCTGTTCTGCCTGACACCCGTGCTGTCACACCACTGCTGACCCCGGTGACCACGGCACCGTACTATGCTGCGGCTGCTCCAAGACCAAGGCCCCCCTCCAACACGGCCTCCATGGCCAGCTACCCTGTTGCTCCACCAGCTCCTGAGGAGAGGCACCGTGCTGTGAGTCCCACGCCCATCTCCACTCCTGTCACCATCCCAACCCCCATCCCCACGCCCACGCCAGCTGTCATCAACTACTTCAACAGCAACAGACATGCCCTGGCGGCTGAGCAGAACTGGGTCAACATGGCAGCTGAGCAGCAGGGGAAGGTGCTCCCCAGCTCAGCAGCCTCGTCTACCCCTAGCAGTGTCCGGCATCCCCTTCCCGAGCAGGAAGAGCCACTGGAGCAGCTCCTCCCACCTCCAGCTGGGCCGCCTGTCGCTGTGGCCAACAGCGGCAGCAGCACCAGCCTTAGCGGGGCAAGCGGCAGCAAGTGGGATGTGGAGGGTGAAGAGGAGCTGTCAGAGGAACGGCCCATCTCAGCTGCCTGCACCACCGTGGAGATGCATGAGCCACCACTGCTCGTAGATGCACGGCGCTTGAGCAGGGCCAGTAAGTcgagcagctgcagagccaggTCAGACGACCTGGCCGTGTAG